In a genomic window of Myxococcaceae bacterium JPH2:
- a CDS encoding DUF2071 domain-containing protein, producing MRPESLAALVALALEPSGPLREEAARRLREAGVTDADAALRGLAEAGHARVASRGHWLLTARGHEALREAHAALALAQDASPSTPGMETCPSVPWLTQVQTHWVEAVSINYAVSPERLARLLPAPLEPEIFHGTAWVQVLMSSLRDMRPVGVAPVLGVCFYQVSYRAAVRYRNARGDWRRGGYFVRSETNDPVMRRVGNALTEFKFHAFGEAEMLMAREGDLLTTAVDPEPSSPGGRLVGVFDTRPSTRPPEGSVWEGLEALQEPLVECYDALGVADGYVYVLTIDRAPWNARFVTPVQLYCEYLQEGPLAEGARLDSVLHLTECAYRWRPLRRERHGA from the coding sequence ATGAGGCCCGAGTCGCTCGCGGCCCTCGTCGCGCTGGCGCTCGAGCCGAGTGGCCCGCTGCGCGAGGAGGCCGCTCGACGGCTGCGGGAGGCGGGCGTGACTGACGCGGACGCGGCTTTGCGTGGGCTCGCGGAGGCGGGTCATGCGCGCGTGGCGTCACGTGGTCACTGGTTGCTCACGGCGCGGGGACACGAGGCGCTGCGAGAGGCCCACGCCGCGCTGGCCCTCGCGCAGGATGCGAGCCCGAGCACCCCGGGGATGGAGACGTGCCCGTCCGTGCCCTGGCTCACGCAGGTGCAGACGCACTGGGTGGAGGCCGTGTCCATCAACTACGCGGTGTCTCCCGAGCGGCTCGCGCGCCTGCTGCCCGCGCCGCTGGAGCCCGAGATCTTCCACGGCACGGCCTGGGTCCAGGTGTTGATGTCGTCGCTAAGGGACATGCGCCCGGTGGGCGTGGCGCCGGTGCTGGGCGTCTGCTTCTACCAGGTGAGCTATCGCGCGGCGGTCCGCTATCGCAACGCGCGCGGAGACTGGCGACGCGGCGGCTACTTCGTGCGCAGCGAGACCAATGATCCGGTCATGCGGCGCGTGGGCAACGCCCTCACCGAGTTCAAGTTCCACGCGTTCGGCGAGGCGGAGATGCTGATGGCGCGCGAGGGAGACCTGCTGACGACCGCGGTGGATCCCGAGCCCTCATCCCCAGGCGGGCGCCTGGTGGGCGTGTTCGACACGCGGCCGAGCACTCGACCGCCCGAGGGCAGCGTGTGGGAGGGGCTGGAGGCGCTGCAGGAGCCGCTCGTCGAGTGCTACGACGCGCTGGGCGTGGCGGACGGGTACGTGTACGTGCTGACCATCGACCGGGCGCCGTGGAACGCACGCTTCGTCACCCCGGTGCAACTGTATTGCGAGTACCTCCAGGAGGGCCCTCTGGCCGAGGGGGCTCGGCTGGACTCCGTGCTGCACCTCACCGAATGCGCCTATCGCTGGCGGCCACTCCGGCGCGAGCGACACGGGGCATGA
- a CDS encoding MFS transporter, whose protein sequence is MRQRLLSILGGSVGNLIEWYDFYVYSAFSLYFAKAFFPSADPVVEQLNSAGVFALGFLIRPVGGWLMGLHADRHGRRAALSLSVALMCLGSLVIALCPTYERIGVWAPAVLLLARLLQGLSLGGEYGTSATYLSEVATSRHRGFFSSFQYVTLIMGQLLATLTLLVLQQAVLTEAQLQAWGWRIPFLLGALLAVVGFAVRRDMVETQAFQQEVRTQARAHPLRELLRHPKEIATVVGLTMGGTLAFYTYTVYMQKFLVNSVGLTREQSTRVSVSSLFVYMLLQPVFGLLSDKVGRRPVLMGFGILGTLCTVPLLTALTQTRDAFTAFLLVMAALCILSGYTSINAVVKAELFPARIRALGVGLPYALTVSVFGGSAEYVATRLKLAGHESWFFWYVTAAIACSLAVYVFMRDTRDTSRITAETASTAGTHDLAPERTEDTGRAISG, encoded by the coding sequence ATGCGCCAGCGCCTGCTCTCGATTCTCGGTGGCTCGGTCGGCAACCTCATCGAGTGGTACGACTTCTACGTGTACAGCGCCTTCTCGCTGTACTTCGCCAAGGCGTTCTTCCCCTCGGCGGATCCAGTCGTCGAGCAGCTCAACTCCGCGGGCGTCTTCGCGCTCGGCTTCCTGATCCGCCCGGTAGGTGGATGGCTGATGGGACTCCACGCGGATCGCCATGGACGCCGCGCCGCGTTGAGCCTCTCCGTCGCGCTCATGTGCCTGGGCTCGCTCGTCATCGCGCTGTGCCCCACCTATGAGCGCATTGGCGTGTGGGCCCCCGCGGTGCTCCTCCTCGCCCGGCTGCTGCAAGGGCTGTCATTGGGCGGCGAGTACGGCACCAGCGCGACCTACCTGAGCGAGGTCGCCACGTCGCGGCACCGCGGCTTCTTCAGCTCGTTCCAATACGTCACCCTCATCATGGGCCAGTTGCTCGCCACGCTGACGCTGCTCGTGCTCCAGCAGGCGGTGCTCACCGAGGCGCAGCTCCAGGCCTGGGGCTGGCGCATCCCCTTCCTCCTGGGCGCGCTGCTCGCGGTGGTGGGCTTCGCCGTGCGGCGCGACATGGTGGAGACCCAGGCGTTCCAGCAAGAGGTGCGGACGCAGGCCCGAGCCCACCCGCTGCGAGAGCTGCTGCGCCACCCGAAGGAGATCGCCACCGTGGTCGGCCTCACGATGGGCGGCACGCTCGCGTTCTACACATACACGGTCTACATGCAGAAGTTCCTGGTGAACTCCGTGGGGCTGACGCGTGAGCAGTCCACGCGCGTCTCGGTCTCCAGCCTGTTCGTGTACATGCTGCTGCAGCCCGTGTTCGGCCTGCTCTCGGACAAGGTGGGCCGCCGTCCGGTGCTGATGGGCTTCGGAATCCTGGGCACGCTGTGCACCGTTCCCCTGCTGACCGCCCTCACCCAGACGCGCGATGCCTTCACCGCGTTCCTCCTCGTCATGGCGGCGCTCTGCATCCTCTCGGGCTACACGTCCATCAACGCCGTGGTGAAGGCCGAGCTGTTCCCCGCTCGCATCCGCGCCCTGGGCGTGGGCCTACCCTATGCGCTCACGGTGTCTGTCTTTGGCGGCAGCGCCGAATACGTGGCCACGCGGCTGAAGCTGGCGGGACATGAGTCCTGGTTCTTCTGGTACGTCACCGCCGCCATCGCCTGCTCGCTGGCCGTCTACGTGTTCATGCGCGATACACGCGACACCAGCCGCATCACCGCCGAGACAGCCTCCACGGCCGGCACGCACGACCTCGCGCCGGAGCGGACGGAGGACACGGGCCGGGCCATCTCGGGATGA
- a CDS encoding ABC transporter permease yields MRGLPGVESVGLASTVPRWDRDGLVPVVLPGEAAAVAESREPIHFRTVGGDYFATLGFVLKEGRRLAASDRSGAAPVMVVSEAFAQRYFPGRSAVGQHARLAFDDEPLREVVGVVGVVGDVRHGGPWEPPSLEVYLPLGQFSALRMLLTVRTRGDAVWLGPALREQLRAVDPSVPLVHLRSMDDVVDASLGGTRVLASLLAALAVLGLGIAGVGLYGVLSYAASMRTRELGIRSALGASREHLVWLVVGQGLRLTALGVALGLAGAAMLARSLEGMVHGVAPLDPLTFVAVPGVLATVALLASWLPTRRALRVSPGEALRRDG; encoded by the coding sequence ATGCGCGGGCTGCCGGGCGTGGAGTCCGTGGGGCTCGCGAGCACGGTGCCGCGCTGGGACCGCGATGGGTTGGTGCCGGTGGTGCTTCCGGGTGAGGCCGCGGCCGTCGCGGAGTCGCGCGAGCCCATCCATTTTCGCACGGTGGGTGGGGACTACTTCGCCACCTTGGGGTTCGTGCTCAAGGAGGGCCGTCGCCTCGCGGCCTCGGATCGCTCCGGCGCGGCTCCGGTGATGGTCGTGAGCGAGGCGTTCGCGCAGCGCTATTTCCCGGGCCGCAGCGCCGTGGGCCAGCACGCCCGGCTCGCGTTCGACGACGAGCCCCTGCGGGAGGTGGTGGGGGTGGTGGGGGTGGTGGGGGACGTGCGGCACGGGGGACCGTGGGAGCCTCCGTCCTTGGAGGTGTACCTGCCATTGGGGCAGTTCTCCGCGCTGCGCATGCTGCTGACCGTGCGGACGCGGGGCGATGCTGTCTGGCTCGGGCCCGCGCTGCGCGAGCAGCTCCGGGCCGTGGACCCCAGCGTGCCGCTGGTGCACCTCCGCTCGATGGATGACGTGGTGGATGCGAGCCTGGGTGGCACGCGGGTGTTGGCCTCCCTCTTGGCCGCCCTGGCGGTGCTCGGGCTGGGGATCGCGGGCGTGGGCCTCTACGGTGTCCTGTCCTACGCCGCGAGCATGCGGACGCGTGAGCTGGGCATCCGGAGCGCGCTGGGCGCCTCGCGCGAGCACCTGGTGTGGCTGGTGGTGGGGCAGGGGCTGCGGCTCACCGCGCTGGGGGTGGCGCTGGGGCTCGCGGGGGCCGCGATGTTGGCGCGGAGCCTCGAGGGGATGGTCCACGGGGTCGCGCCGTTGGATCCGCTGACATTCGTGGCGGTGCCCGGCGTGTTGGCGACAGTGGCGCTGCTGGCGAGCTGGCTGCCCACGCGTCGGGCGTTGCGCGTGTCCCCGGGCGAGGCGCTGCGGCGCGACGGGTAG
- a CDS encoding DUF4215 domain-containing protein: MVTSSTRPLLLRVLLTSLMLTLAACGDSSPGKDPDGGTDSSDAGDGGPKPTVAICGDNIKHDTEACDDGNTLSGDGCSAKCDTVESGFTCPEAGKPCYRIPTCGNGVVETGESCDDRNTTSGDGCTSSCKEEAGWNCPKSGGRCVAKQCGDSIIAGDEDCDDGNNKPGDGCSATCRVEDNFKCPTAGAACVTIRCGDGVAEGNEQCDDGNNDMGDGCSPLCRNEPKCPNGICQEVCGDGVMLPGTTIEECDDGNTRDNDGCSHTCKKEPGFTCTFADTTLPDAVNLTVVYRDFRGADLPADGVLPAGHLDFENENNTETGILGALYSPLDPTTHKPVYAKGDGTGSATTHGKTAFDQWYKDTKNVNIPYVSTMKLARNTAGGPTSAIYVFDEPNFFPLDDKGWVALGKEPKRTNNHNFSFTSEVRYWFEFKGTEVLDFRGDDDVWVYINGKLALDLGGVHGALTGSVDLTKAAPVSSLGLQKGRIYEVVVLQAERHTTASSYKLTLSNFTTRTTSCTSTCGNGTVEAGEECDNKNGNLGGYNQCSPGCVWGPRCGDKHIDSDYGEECDDGGPTRTCSAVCKSIIG, translated from the coding sequence ATGGTGACCTCCTCGACCCGCCCCTTGCTTTTGAGGGTGTTGTTGACCTCCCTCATGCTCACCCTCGCCGCTTGCGGGGATTCATCTCCTGGCAAGGATCCGGACGGTGGCACGGATTCCAGCGACGCGGGCGACGGCGGCCCCAAGCCGACGGTCGCCATCTGCGGCGACAACATCAAGCACGACACCGAGGCGTGTGACGACGGCAACACCCTCTCGGGTGATGGGTGCTCAGCCAAGTGTGACACCGTCGAGTCGGGCTTCACGTGTCCGGAGGCGGGCAAGCCCTGTTACCGCATCCCCACCTGCGGCAACGGCGTGGTGGAGACCGGTGAGAGCTGCGACGACCGAAACACCACCTCCGGAGATGGCTGCACGTCGAGCTGCAAGGAGGAGGCGGGCTGGAACTGCCCCAAGAGCGGTGGCCGCTGCGTGGCCAAGCAGTGCGGCGACAGCATCATCGCGGGCGATGAGGACTGCGACGACGGCAACAACAAGCCGGGCGACGGCTGCAGCGCCACCTGCCGCGTCGAGGACAACTTCAAGTGCCCCACGGCCGGCGCCGCGTGCGTGACCATCCGCTGCGGCGACGGCGTGGCCGAGGGCAACGAGCAGTGCGACGACGGCAACAACGACATGGGCGACGGCTGCTCGCCCTTGTGCCGCAACGAGCCCAAGTGCCCCAACGGCATCTGCCAGGAGGTCTGCGGCGACGGCGTGATGCTCCCCGGCACCACGATCGAGGAGTGCGATGACGGCAACACCCGCGACAACGACGGCTGTTCGCACACGTGCAAGAAGGAGCCGGGCTTCACCTGCACCTTCGCCGACACGACCCTGCCGGACGCAGTGAACCTCACCGTCGTCTACCGAGACTTCCGCGGCGCCGACCTGCCCGCCGACGGCGTCCTGCCCGCTGGCCACCTCGACTTCGAGAACGAGAACAACACCGAGACGGGCATCCTGGGGGCGCTCTACTCACCGCTGGATCCCACGACGCACAAGCCGGTGTACGCCAAGGGCGACGGCACGGGCTCCGCGACCACCCACGGCAAGACGGCCTTCGACCAGTGGTACAAGGACACCAAGAACGTGAACATTCCGTACGTGTCCACCATGAAGCTGGCCCGCAACACCGCGGGCGGACCCACCTCCGCCATCTACGTCTTCGACGAGCCGAACTTCTTCCCGCTGGATGACAAGGGTTGGGTGGCGCTGGGCAAGGAGCCCAAGCGCACGAACAATCACAACTTCAGCTTCACCAGCGAGGTCCGCTACTGGTTCGAGTTCAAGGGCACCGAGGTGCTCGACTTCCGCGGTGACGACGACGTCTGGGTCTACATCAACGGCAAGCTCGCGCTGGATCTGGGCGGCGTGCACGGAGCGCTGACCGGCTCGGTCGACCTCACCAAGGCCGCGCCGGTGAGCAGCCTGGGACTCCAGAAGGGCCGCATCTACGAGGTCGTCGTGCTCCAGGCCGAGCGCCACACGACCGCGTCCTCGTACAAGCTGACCCTGAGCAACTTCACCACCAGGACGACCTCGTGCACCTCGACCTGCGGCAACGGCACGGTCGAAGCCGGTGAGGAGTGCGACAACAAGAATGGCAACCTCGGCGGCTACAACCAGTGCTCCCCGGGCTGCGTGTGGGGCCCTCGCTGCGGTGACAAGCACATCGACTCGGACTACGGCGAGGAGTGCGACGACGGCGGCCCGACGCGCACGTGCAGCGCCGTCTGCAAGTCCATCATCGGCTGA
- a CDS encoding MFS transporter, translating to MSTPSLAETHAQRPLTAQDAKTLGLAALGGALEFYDFIIFVFFTQVIGALFFPPDTPDWLRQLQSFGVFAAGYLARPLGGIVMAHFGDRGGRKRMFTLSVFMMAVPTLLIGLLPTYATAGHFAPLALLILRIFQGAAVGGEVPGAWVFVSEHVPERRVGFACGTLTSGLTLGILLGSLVATAINTLFVPEQVRDFGWRIPFLVGGVFGFLAVFLRRWLAETPVFEEMRRRHALVKELPLKTVLRGHGRAVVVSMLLTWVLTAAIVVVILMTPTLVQTLFKIPSAVALGAGSVATAALTVGCICFGLMADRFGAGRALGVGCLALLVTTYAFYLGVASQPERIVPLYALVGFCVGVVGVVPTVMVRAFPAEVRFSGLSFSYNVAYAIFGGLTPLVVTLLMKADPRAPAHYVAALCALGVGVSLYLVASGGVSHPMALRSEAER from the coding sequence ATGTCGACCCCATCCCTCGCTGAGACGCACGCGCAGCGCCCGCTGACCGCTCAGGACGCCAAGACCCTCGGGTTGGCGGCCCTCGGGGGCGCGCTGGAGTTCTACGACTTCATCATCTTCGTGTTCTTCACCCAGGTCATCGGCGCGCTCTTCTTCCCACCGGACACGCCGGACTGGCTGCGTCAGTTGCAGTCCTTCGGTGTGTTCGCGGCGGGCTATCTGGCGCGACCGCTGGGCGGCATCGTGATGGCCCACTTCGGTGACCGCGGTGGACGCAAGCGCATGTTCACGTTGAGCGTGTTCATGATGGCCGTCCCCACGCTGCTCATTGGCTTGCTGCCGACGTACGCGACGGCGGGACACTTCGCGCCGCTGGCCTTGCTCATCCTGCGCATCTTCCAGGGCGCGGCGGTGGGCGGCGAGGTGCCGGGCGCGTGGGTCTTCGTCTCGGAGCACGTGCCAGAGCGGCGCGTGGGCTTCGCCTGCGGCACGCTGACCTCGGGGCTCACGCTGGGCATCCTCCTGGGCTCGCTGGTGGCGACGGCGATCAACACGCTCTTCGTCCCCGAGCAGGTGCGTGACTTCGGCTGGCGCATCCCGTTCCTGGTGGGCGGCGTGTTTGGCTTTCTCGCCGTGTTCCTGCGGCGCTGGCTGGCGGAGACGCCGGTGTTCGAGGAGATGCGCCGTCGGCACGCGCTCGTGAAGGAGCTGCCGCTCAAGACGGTGCTGCGAGGGCATGGGCGTGCGGTGGTGGTGTCCATGCTGCTGACCTGGGTGCTCACGGCGGCCATCGTCGTCGTCATCCTCATGACGCCCACGCTGGTGCAGACCTTGTTCAAGATTCCCTCGGCCGTGGCGCTCGGCGCGGGCAGCGTGGCCACCGCGGCGCTCACCGTGGGGTGCATCTGCTTCGGGCTGATGGCGGATCGCTTTGGCGCGGGGCGAGCCCTGGGCGTCGGGTGTCTGGCCCTGCTCGTGACGACGTATGCCTTCTATCTGGGCGTGGCCTCGCAGCCGGAGCGCATCGTCCCGCTCTATGCGCTGGTGGGCTTCTGCGTGGGCGTGGTGGGCGTGGTTCCGACGGTGATGGTGCGGGCGTTCCCAGCCGAGGTTCGCTTCTCTGGCCTGTCGTTCTCGTACAACGTGGCCTACGCCATCTTCGGCGGGTTGACCCCGCTGGTGGTGACGCTGCTGATGAAGGCGGATCCCCGCGCGCCCGCGCACTACGTCGCGGCGCTGTGTGCCCTGGGCGTGGGCGTCTCGCTCTACCTCGTGGCGAGTGGCGGGGTGAGCCACCCGATGGCACTGCGCTCCGAGGCCGAGCGATGA